Proteins from one Faecalibacterium sp. I3-3-33 genomic window:
- the gap gene encoding type I glyceraldehyde-3-phosphate dehydrogenase: protein MAVRVAINGFGRIGRLAFRQMFDAEGYEVVAINDLTSPKMLAHLLKYDTAQGSFCGKIGEGKHTVESTEDSIIVDGKEIKIYAVKDAKDAPWGELNVDVVLECTGFYTSKEKSMAHIQAGAKKVVISAPAGNDLKTIVYSVNEKTLTAEDQVISAASCTTNCLAPMANALNKTFPIVSGIMTTVHAYTGDQMILDGPQRKGDLRRARAGAQNIVPNTTGAAKAIGLVIPELNGKLIGSAQRVPVPTGSTTLLVAVVKGKDVTKEAINAAMKAASSESFGYNEDQIVSSDVIGMRYGSLFDATQTMVAKIDDDTYQVQVVSWYDNENSYTSQMVRTIKYFAENC from the coding sequence ATGGCTGTTAGAGTTGCTATCAATGGTTTCGGTCGTATTGGCCGTCTGGCTTTCCGTCAGATGTTTGATGCTGAGGGTTACGAGGTCGTCGCAATCAACGACCTGACCAGCCCCAAGATGCTGGCTCACCTGCTGAAGTACGATACTGCTCAGGGCTCTTTCTGCGGCAAGATCGGCGAGGGCAAGCACACTGTCGAGTCCACCGAGGATTCCATCATCGTCGACGGCAAGGAGATCAAGATCTACGCTGTTAAGGACGCAAAGGATGCTCCTTGGGGCGAGCTGAACGTTGATGTCGTTCTGGAGTGCACCGGCTTCTACACCAGCAAGGAGAAGAGCATGGCTCACATCCAGGCTGGCGCAAAGAAGGTCGTTATCTCTGCTCCCGCAGGCAACGACCTGAAGACCATCGTCTACTCCGTCAACGAGAAGACCCTGACCGCTGAGGATCAGGTCATCTCCGCTGCTTCCTGCACCACCAATTGCCTGGCTCCCATGGCTAACGCCCTGAACAAGACCTTCCCCATCGTTTCCGGTATCATGACCACCGTTCATGCTTACACCGGCGACCAGATGATCCTGGATGGTCCTCAGCGCAAGGGCGACCTGCGCCGTGCTCGTGCTGGCGCACAGAACATCGTTCCCAACACCACCGGTGCTGCTAAGGCTATCGGCCTGGTCATCCCCGAGCTGAACGGCAAGCTGATCGGCTCTGCTCAGCGTGTGCCCGTTCCCACCGGTTCTACCACCCTGCTGGTTGCCGTTGTCAAGGGCAAGGATGTCACCAAGGAAGCTATCAACGCTGCCATGAAGGCTGCTTCTTCTGAGTCCTTCGGCTACAACGAGGATCAGATCGTTTCTTCCGATGTTATCGGCATGCGTTACGGCTCTCTGTTCGACGCTACCCAGACCATGGTCGCTAAGATCGACGACGACACCTATCAGGTTCAGGTCGTGTCTTGGTACGACAACGAGAACTCCTACACCTCTCAGATGGTCCGTACCATTAAGTACTTCGCTGAGAACTGCTAA